A DNA window from Brassica napus cultivar Da-Ae chromosome C1, Da-Ae, whole genome shotgun sequence contains the following coding sequences:
- the LOC106445815 gene encoding protein MID1-COMPLEMENTING ACTIVITY 1 — MSHSWDGLGEIASVAQLTGLDAVKLIGLIVKAANTAWMHKKNCRQFAQHLKLIGNLLEQLKISEMKKYPETREPLEGLEDALRRSYILVNSCRDRSYLYLLAMGWNIVYQFRKAQDEIDRFLKIIPLITLVDNARVRERLEYIDRDQFEYTLDEEDRHVQDVILKQESTREAASVLKKTLSCSYPNLRFCDALKTENEKLQLELQRSQEHYDVAQCEVIQRLIGVTQTVAEVDGGSEKELSKKASNKKADRSVSHKMEYSYEEDPPMKSTSRAASRSTSSVTSGHDMLSRRASLHHEEWHTDLLACCSEPSLCLKTFFFPCGTLAKIATAATNRHISSAEACNELMAYSLILSCCCYTCCVRRKLRKTLNITGGFIDDFLSHLMCCCCALVQELREVEIRGAYGTEKTKISPPSSQFMEH; from the exons ATGTCACACTCATGGGATGGACTCGGGGAGATAGCGTCAGTAGCTCAGCTCACGGGCCTAGACGCAGTCAAGCTCATAGGCCTCATAGTCAAAGCCGCGAACACCGCGTGGATGCACAAGAAGAACTGCCGCCAGTTCGCTCAGCACCTCAAACTCATCGGCAACTTGCTCGAACAGCTCAAGATCTCGGAGATGAAGAAGTATCCAGAGACTCGCGAGCCTCTCGAAGGGCTCGAGGATGCTCTGAGGAGGTCTTACATTTTGGTTAACAGTTGTCGTGACAGGAGCTATCTTTACCTGTTGGCTATGGGATGGAACATTGTTTATCAGTTCAGGAAAGCTCAGGACGAGATTGATCGTTTTCTCAAGATCATACCACTCATCACTTTGGTTGATAACGCTCGTGTTAGG GAGAGGTTAGAGTACATTGACCGTGATCAGTTCGAGTACACTCTCGATGAAGAGGATAGACACGTGCAAGATGTTATTTTGAAACAAGAATCCACCAGAGAAGCGGCTTCCGTGCTCAAGAAGACTCTCTCTTGCTCGTACCCTAACTTGCGTTTCTGTGATGCTCTCAAAACCGAAAACGAGAAGCTGCAGCTCGAGCTTCAGCGTTCTCAGGAGCATTATGATGTGGCTCAGTGTGAAGTCATTCAGCGTTTGATTGGTGTGACTCAAACTGTTGCTGAGGTTGATGGCGGCTCTGAGAAGGAGCTGTCCAAGAAAGCTTCTAATAAAAAGGCTGACCGTAGTGTAAGCCATAAGATGGAGTATTCGTATGAGGAAGATCCTCCCATGAAAAGCACTAGTCGTGCAGCTTCAAG ATCCACTTCTTCTGTTACATCAGGACATGATATGCTTTCACGAAGAGCATCACTACACCATGAAGAATGGCACACTGATTTACTAGCTTGTTGCTCGGAACCTTCTCTTT GCTTGAAGACATTTTTTTTCCCGTGTGGTACTTTGGCAAAGATTGCCACTGCAGCAACTAACAGACACATCT CTTCAGCTGAAGCATGTAATGAGCTAATGGCATATTCTTTGATACTTTCTTGTTGCTGCTACACTTGTTGTGTAAGGAGGAAACTCCGGAAAACACTCAACATTACG GGAGGGTTCATTGACGATTTTCTATCTCATTTGATGTGTTGTTGCTGTGCTCTTGTCCAAGAACTGCGAGAAGTTGAGATTCGTGGGGCTTATG GTACGGAGAAGACGAAAATAAGTCCACCTTCGTCGCAGTTCATGGAACATTGA